The nucleotide sequence TTTGTTGTGGAGAAATGAGGTAGAGGGAGGAATACGGACCAACTCCCTAGGATTGCGTGCATGGATAGAGGTGCCATTAATGGAaatgggagggtagggagaggagTAACTCTGGGCGGAACAAAATCAAGAGTGAGTTTAAATTTGAAATGCTGTGAGTcatccaagtggaaatgtcaaGTAAGTAGTTGTGTCTGAAGCACAGAGGAGAGATTTGGGCTGGAGAAATAAATCTGGGAGCCAGGGAAAGATGAAATTGCCTAAAGAGTGCAGTaagaaaagagagcccagaactGAGCCTTGGGACATGCAGGTCTTCCAACGTTTACAAGTGAGatcaagaggagaaggaagaggcagtGAGATGGGAGGAATGCCAAGAGAGGTGGGATCATGGAAACCAAAAGAGGAGAGTGCTTTTAAAAGGGGCGGAGTCAACCCTATTACATGTTCCTGAGATGTCAAGTAAGATGAAGACAAAAAGTAACGATTGGAGAGGAGCTTGGAGATCATTGGTGACTTTGAAGAGTGCAGTTGGAGGGGGAGGGTCGGTGGCAGATGCCAGGTAGGGCAGCATCCTCACTGTTGGGGCCACAGGGCTTTGTCATGATCTCCGGGAGACCATGAAACTTTGGGGCATCAGAAAGTGGTGAGGTGAGTAGTCTCTGTGGCTGACTAAGGAGGACCTAAAGCTATAGAAAATTAGGCAGTCGGTATGTTTTGTGTCTCCTTCCTTTGATTGGTGTCTGTGAAGATCAAGCTTTCCCAAGCCTGGCAAGGTGGTGCAGGAGCTCAAGAATCCTTTGAAACATCCTTCTCCAGGCTCTGCTAACTAACCTGTTTCCCTTTCCCCCATCTGCTTCCCTGCAGGACACTTCACGGCCATGGTGTGGAAGAACACAAAGAAGATGGGCGTGGGGAAGGCATCTGCAAGTGATGGGTCCTCCTTCGTTGTGGCCAGATACTTCCCAGCAGGGAATGTCGTCAACCAGGGCTTCTTCGAAGAAAATGTCCTGCCTCCAAAGAAGTAACTTGTCAAATGTAATGGGAAGGTGGCAGACTTAAGAACGTGCCTATGAAGTGCCTAGAACAACAAAACACAGTTGTGTGTCTGTTCCTTGTGGGTGTGTTCCTTGTGTCTCTTGCACACACACTTGGATATACTGTTATGTGTGACCTCATTCTTATCAAAGGAATGAGCATATGAAGCCTTTACCCTGATGCTTCCCCAGACCACATTATTTggactttggggggaaaaatcaatttttaaactttttaggttattttttaaGCAGACTTCTTTTGTACTTTATAATATCCATCACTGGACTTTTTGTATTCCAAAAGTTTGCAGTACTGAGAAGTTCAATTTCTGTGATATGCATGGTAATCTACTTGTGGATATTTAAGACTATTAAACCCTCATTTAAATGTGACATAAAACACAACTTTAAACAGCCCTCATCAGAAACCTGGTGTAGGCAGGGGCTCCATTTCACAGAATTACTGAGATTTCTCAGTTATAAGATGTGATGTCATCTACATGCCTCCTGAAATTCTCTAATGGGATTGccaaagaacaaatggaaaagaaagcttTACTTCCTTGCATTTTTCTACCTTTAAATAGCAAAgtaccactaccaccaccaccctttcCCTGCCCTCCATCTTTTTTGTTAAAACTCCCTGGCATAGCAGAGCTCAATATGTATACCCCGTGATATCTGGGGGATTGAGCCAGGCCTGaaactcacccctcccccaccgctGCTAGGTGGCCCAGGGCCTGTTCTGGAAGAGAGCCCCTCACACTGCCTGGGCTCTTGGCCAAGCGGCCTTGGATGGATGAAGTCAGTGAGTGTAGGGGTGAGGGTGAGCTCACGCAGGCCCCCAGAGGAAgccctccagcctctgctctccCCCTGACACACAGGGTGGGAGCCCAGGCTGTTCCTGGCAGCTGTGGCTGCAGCTGTGCAGCTGTAGCCTCCTGGAATGTGTGACAGGCCCAAATGTTCCTGGGAAATAGCCCATGCGGGGGCTTAGAGTCACTAATTTGATTCTGTGTTTTGGCTCAAACTGCATAAAGTTCCCCTGAATAACAATTTCACATGAATCACGTGGGACGGACCAACCCCAGTGCCAAGCTGAGTATCCCTGAAACCATGGCATCTCCAGGTGGTAAGATAGCAGGGAcaggagttggggggggggggggttgtacCTGCTTAAAGACGAGCCTGAGCAGGCCAAACTCTGAAACATGCTCCTGAAGGTTTATGTTGCACTGTGAACGCCGTCTTATGCTGTGCCCTTCATTTTACCCAGGGATATTGACTAagaacaataaaatgtttttcttttgtgtaataTCTTCCTCCCCTGTGATTCATACCCAATTCTTTATTGGTCACTAAGGTAATCCATAACTCTGAGTTCCTGTCTTAGGTAACTCAAGCTTCTGAATACCTCCTTCTTGTCCCCTGTAGGCTGTGCTCATTAGGCAGCCATGTTTTAAACTATGTGACCTACTACCACACAGCTGATTGGACTAGAGTGGACATGAACCAGGAATTTGAGCTGAGAATCATGGAGAGAATTTACCAATGGAACTGAAAAAATTAAGTATGCCATGAGTTTGACTTAGGGCCATGGCAAGCCAAACCTATATGTTAGCCAAGTTATAAGTTGGAAGTACTGTATATTGACGTGAAAAAGGCAGTTAGAGGTACAAAAGAGTTGGAAATACTGAAAGACTGTTCTGACTTTTCTAATTCCAGGCCAGATCTGTGGATCTTTAAAACACACACCTCATTTTCTTCAGAGCTTcccaataaatttatatatatatctgatgGTCCCCAGAAGGTTAGAATATTAGGGTCCCCTCCCGTAGGGAATCTCCATGAACAAAAAATGCTGAGCTAGGCAGAACACTGAGGATAGGTGAGGGCCTTAGGCTGAGGCCTTTTTCTGGCCCTATCTGGGCAGCCACCATGAGCAACAGGGACTCAATAACCAGTCAGTGAACTTTCTGGTGGCTccgagggacacacacacacacaaccagttGGTGGATGCTGGCATGCAGCCAGCCTCTTCAGGCTGGAGTCTTGTTTCCTCAGTTAGCTGAAATAAGGAAAAAGCTGACCAGGGGAGCTTTCCAGGCCAAAGAAAAGCTACACAATACAGCTAGTTGAGCAGGTGGGCACTAATCTCACTTCTTTAATGGATTTCTTAGAGATGGCAGCTCCCGTGAGTTCAGCAAACTCAGAAGACAAGCCAGATTCCAGCTCTCCTTTGTAGccagagggcagaggaaggagtcAGGAACTCGGGCTCCAAGTCCTAGCTCTGTGCACTCTGAGGGGAACAAGCCCCTTATCCTCTCTTGGCCCCAATTTGTCCAGCTGTACAAGGTCTGGCACATGGAGTTAGGTCTATTGGATCCTCTCAGGTCTACGTGACACCTCCTAGGCCCAACTTTCTTATCTAGATGGAAGCATCTCATGAGAGACCTTCCCGCCCTGGTGTTCTGGGGcctaaaacaaaagcaaagggagcATTGCCACCTCCTCTACCAAAATGCCCCCAAAACTGAAGGGTGTTGGGGCAAGGGAGCAGTTGAAGCAGCAGGACCTGACCCACTCAACCCCTGCTCCTGGGTGGAGGGGTCCCAGGAGGTGACGTCTGCCAGCCTCTCATCAGGGCAGGCCTGGAGGCCAATGGGAGTGAAAAGGTGTTTGGCATCAACACCAACAAGCCTCATCCTCTGCCCAATTCGCTGCCGCTTCTCAAGAGCAGGGCTGGAGAAGTCGTTAGAGCTCAATTGTTCTCGTAGGGAAAGAAAGGAGCCAGGAGGAACTCACCTAAGGCCCACAGCTAGTCTGTGGCAGAGCAGCTGAAATCTAAGCCTTTTTcccaggaggaaaacagaagttCTTAGCCTTGTACAGACAGCTATCTCTAGACAATGAATGCCTCAATCCCATTCAGGCATCACGGTGAAAGGATTCAGCATTCAAAGGTTAGgtacttttaaatcattttcaaattatcaAATGTCAAGTAAAGAAAAATCCAGGTCTGGAATGCAAGGATGAGGGAGAGACAGTGAATAATAATGAGGGAAAGAGGTGGTCGCTCACATTCCAAGGCTCCGGGTGACACTGTTTTCCTAGTAGGGTCGCGAGGGACGTACTGAGGGTCAAGAGTAGGGCTTTGAGCCCAGGTTAGAGGAAATGGGGTGGGAGTACCTCTGCACCATCTCCCAATGCCGCAGGGGCCTGCATGTTGAGCCCCTTCCTGGGAGCCCCACAGCCTGGTCTGGGTGGGGCCCGCAGGAGCCAGCCCCCCTCCGTGGGGGGCTCTGCCTGGCCCTTACCCTTCCTTGGCACAGACACTACGGGATACCTGCAGCCTTACACCCCACGGGGGCGGGGTTGCTGAGCTGTCCGAGCCCGCAAGTATCCCGCACGGCGGGGGACCGAGGGTGAGGGGATCCCTGATTTGAGATGGTTCCTTTCTGGCCCCCGGGTCCTGCACAGCCCGTCTGGGGCTTATTGCCCCATCTGTAAAGTAGACACAGGTGTGTTTGTGGTGATCTTGGGAGGCCCTGACATTTGGATTTCAAGGTTATAGCAGCTAGACCTGTGCTGTCTCCTTTGCCCCAGGGGATGCAGGCGTGTGGCAGGCTATCAGAAAAAGGGAAACCCCGCGGCTCTCCGCATCCGGGAAAGGGGTGCAGCCGGGTGAGGGCGGAGGCGGCGCGCTGGGGTCCACCGGCTGGCTACCCCGCGGTAGATAGCTCTCCAGCCCCATCGCGTGGTGGGAAGAAATATAGGGAGCCTGACCAGAGGGGACCTGGGGTTCCAGACTTCCCAACTGTTAGGCCATATTTAgaccaggagcagaaaccttcttatcttaaaagccatcttgtcttgctttggaCCTTGTACCTGCTGGCTTGTGTTTGTCTCCTAGGAACTTTTTCTCAGCCGGCCTGGGTGGTCCAGAAGGGCGCCTGAGGGCTAGAAAGTGGAACCCAGAGCTTGGTCATGCCCGGAAACCCTTTGTTGCCAGAGACAATGCAACAAAacccccctgaagcattgaaggggaaACAGCCTCATTTACCCCCTCCTACTTACCCCTTCCATGCTCCTTTATActggggaggttatggtcttttctagcctgatctcccacagctcaaacacaccaaataaattctaatagaccaattttggtctcctgcGACTCATTCTTCCGACCGTGCCTAACACCAATGGCCACAAATGGAGAACCACGcttgcaaatatttatgaaggGAGCAGCCAGGAACACCAGCTCTTGGTGaactaatgtaatattaataAAGTAACGGCAGCTAGCATTTACTGAACGTTTGCTACCAGCCAAACATGGTACTTAACATTCTCCAgtcattttcttatataaattcttaataatctttgaagcaggtactattattcccatctcactaagaaaactgaggtttagagagaaTGAGCAACTGGTCCACGTCCACAGTTAATGGAGAGAGCTGAACCACCACAGCCCCCAACATTTTACAACTAGAGACTTGAGAACATGGAGGGAAGGTCCCAGTTTGCTGTGAAACTGAAGTAATCAGGGCTTCAGAGGCACTCCCATCCGCTGTGTGGCTAACTGCTGCATTCCTGCTCCAATGAGTGGTTTCCACCTCTCCCTCTATTTTAAAGAATAGTATCTGTGGCCACAAAGGTCAGAAGCCAAAGGACAGAGCTCTCCTTTTCAAAAGGCTCTAAGAATCAGAGACTGGGGAAAGCTGAGTAGTTAGGAGCTTCCTGGAAGGGTGGAAACAGTCCTGAGTCACAGAAGGCTTGGGTTCCAGGCCTTGCTCTAGTTCTAACTgtctatgtgatcttgggcaagtcctgtctcttctctgggcttcagtttccttcctgTACAATGGAAGAATTCTTCTAGATGATCTAATAGTCCCTTTCCTTGCCCCACCCCCCGGCCTCCCTTCATCCCTCCCTATGATACCCGCACCCAAACTGGCTCTGACATTCCAAAAGCAGCCTTGAACTGAGGTTTAAAGGTCTCAGGTAGGAATCGCAACCCATCTCTGTGTTTCTTCCTAAGCTCTGGACCCTGTGCACTAGGTCCTGGTAGGGTATCTGGCCTTGGCAGATTGGAGCCATCAGCGAGGAAAAAGGTCCTGTGCTTCTGAGataggcctggggtgggggtggggggctgcatTGTGATGACCTCACCCACTCTATGACATcatcctctctcccacccccactcctccctGATCAGCTGCTCTGCAAACAACCATCAGTCTGAATCCCAAAGGCCTGAGAAAGTCTGTTCTCCAGTACCCGCTGCTGATATTCTGCCTCAGCCAGCAAGAAGCACCATGAAACTGGAATTCACCGAGAAAAACTACAACACCTTTGTGCTACAGAACCTGAACAAACAGAGGAAACGCAAAGAGTACTGGGACATGGCCCTGACTGTGGATCACCATGTCTTCTTTGCACATCGCAACGTGCTGGCTGCTGTCTCTCCATTGGTGAAAAGCCTCATCTCCAGCAACGACATGAAGACCACCGATGAGCTCTTTATCACCATTGACCCCAACTACCTGAGTCCAGCCACAGTGGACCAGCTCCTGGACTACTTCTACAGCGGCAAGGTGGTCATCTCAGAGCAGAATGTGGAGGAGCTCCTGCGTGGGGCCCAGTATTTCAGCACACCACGCCTTAGAATCCACTGCAGTGACTTCCTGATTAAGTCCATCCGCCGTGCCAACTGCTTGCGCTACCTCTTCTTGGCAGAGTTGTTTGAGCTCAAAGAGGTATCAGACTTGGCCTACTCTGGCATTCGCGACAACTTCCACTACTGGGCCAGTCCTGAGGGCTGCATGCACTTCATGCGCTGTCCACCTGTCATCTTTGGCCGCCTGCTCCGAGATGAAAACTTGCATGTGCTCAACGAAGATCAGGCTCTCAGTGCACTCATCAATTGGGTGTACTTCCGGAAGGAAGAGCGGGAAAAATATATCAAGAAGTTTTTCAGTTACATCAATCTTAATGCCGTCTCTAACAAGACACTGATGTTTGCCAGCAACAAATTGATGGGCATCGATAACAGCTCGGTCCACACAGCCCTGATTGAGAGTGTCCTTGTGGACCGCAAGCAGGAGAAGCCATCCAGCCTGCTGAGCTACCAGCGGAAAGGAGCCCTGCTTGATTCAGTGGTCATCCTCGGTGGCCAGAAGGCCCATGGCAAGTTCAACGATGGAGTGTTTGCCTATATCGTACAGGAGAACCTGTGGCTGAAGCTCTCAGAGATGCCCTATCGGGCAGCAGCACTTAGCGCCACCTCTGCTGGTCGTTACATCTACATCTCTGGTGGCACCACTGAGCAGATTTCAGGGCTGAAGACGGCTTGGCGGTATGACATGGATGAGAACTCCTGGACCAAGTTGCCTGACCTGCCAATTGGGCTTGTCTTCCACACCATGGTGACCTGCGGGGGGACCGTGTACTCAGTGGGTGGGAGCATTGCCCCAAGGCGGTATGTCTCTAACATCTATCGCTACGATGAGCGCAAGGAGGCCTGGTGCCTGGCAGGGAAGATGAGCATCCCTATGGATGGCACAGCTGTGATCACAAAGGGGGACCGGAACCTGTACATTGTCACTGGGCGGTGCTTGGTGAAAGGCTACATTTCCCGGGTCGGGGTGGTGGACTGCTTTGACACCAACACTGGGGACGTGGTCCAGTGTATCACTTTCCCCATTGAGTTCAACCACCGGCCCCTGCTCTCTTTCCATCAGGACAACATTCTCTGCGTGCACAGCCACCGGCAAAGCGTGGAAATCAACCTGCAGAAGGTCAAAGCCAGCAAGACGACTGCCTCAGTGCCCCTGTTGCCCAACAACTGCCCCTTGGATGTGTCCCATGCTATCTGCTCCATTGGAGACAGCAAAGTGTTCGTATGTGGGGGTGTCACCACAGCCAGTGATGTCCAGACAAAGGACTATACCATCAATCCAAATGCCTACTTGCTGGACCAAAAGACAGGCGAATGGAAGACCCTGGCTCCTCCCCCAGAGGCACTGGACTGCCCTGCCTGCTGTCTAGCCAAGCTTCCTTGCAAGATTCTTCAAAGGATTGAAACAACTTTTTAAGTGGAAGAATACGTAAATgcattattattcacaatttaaagagagagagagaaaggaaggaagatggctTGTTGCTTCCTTCTTATGTTCCAGTCTGTGTTTGGCCCTGAAGGTGGAGGTCCTGAGCTAGGGCTGCTCCCAATAGGTAGAAATTCAGGGCTACTCTGTCACTGGTGGGATTTAAGCTGAGTCTGGGAAAGAGTTCCTGCCGGGGTGGATTGAGGCATTGCTCCCAGTGGGTGGAAATTCACAGCCACTCTGTCACTGGAGGGATCCAACCTGAGGCTGGAAAGAAGTCCCTGGTAGATGAGATTGAGTCATTCCCTGGGCACTAGCCAAGGTGATATCTGGAAAGTTCCCTATTCTATACCCCTGGAGTCACCTTGCAGACATCTGTTAGACTGACAGGTAAAGCATTTGCTGAGTTGTGAAGTCTCAGGCTCTTCCAACACTCACTTCCCTCATGTCGGCCCAGAAAGGCAGGGGAGGGCCAATCCCAGGTCTGGGAGAAGAgcctcctgggctggggaagcAGAAGGTGGTGTGGGCCCTGCTCAAGGATGGTGCacagggaatggggtggggggagcagcgTTACCTGGCCGTTGCATTTGACCACGCAGTTATGGTGTGTCTGTATCTCATTTG is from Rhinolophus sinicus isolate RSC01 linkage group LG04, ASM3656204v1, whole genome shotgun sequence and encodes:
- the CCIN gene encoding calicin, with product MKLEFTEKNYNTFVLQNLNKQRKRKEYWDMALTVDHHVFFAHRNVLAAVSPLVKSLISSNDMKTTDELFITIDPNYLSPATVDQLLDYFYSGKVVISEQNVEELLRGAQYFSTPRLRIHCSDFLIKSIRRANCLRYLFLAELFELKEVSDLAYSGIRDNFHYWASPEGCMHFMRCPPVIFGRLLRDENLHVLNEDQALSALINWVYFRKEEREKYIKKFFSYINLNAVSNKTLMFASNKLMGIDNSSVHTALIESVLVDRKQEKPSSLLSYQRKGALLDSVVILGGQKAHGKFNDGVFAYIVQENLWLKLSEMPYRAAALSATSAGRYIYISGGTTEQISGLKTAWRYDMDENSWTKLPDLPIGLVFHTMVTCGGTVYSVGGSIAPRRYVSNIYRYDERKEAWCLAGKMSIPMDGTAVITKGDRNLYIVTGRCLVKGYISRVGVVDCFDTNTGDVVQCITFPIEFNHRPLLSFHQDNILCVHSHRQSVEINLQKVKASKTTASVPLLPNNCPLDVSHAICSIGDSKVFVCGGVTTASDVQTKDYTINPNAYLLDQKTGEWKTLAPPPEALDCPACCLAKLPCKILQRIETTF